The Borreliella mayonii genome has a segment encoding these proteins:
- a CDS encoding chromosome segregation SMC family protein — MVLKKIVLLGFKSFLNRQEFEIGENLSFIVGPNGCGKSNLIDAVRFCMGEDNLKFLRVEDISDLISVSKLGKSNFAEITLFFSNINSEKSTLKEFEGDFYIRRRLYKDGSSEYYFNNKILNFQDYNRLLNSFKFKKSPYMFITQGRVEDISLGRNVNLKSLIEQASGIDVLKIEEEEALKNFKQSNQNLSSLLSLQENLKQKYDNIRNVYLLRKKHQDLSQKLEALEKTITLKKLFNINFDLNVLKNELNLDGLGKFLPSGFKEKLEFYSFREKNVINNIHALEKDLELMKSKILGLEIKIQKLEQEKALKMNLEDKFVKSKSESEEKKNSINNNLYQLNSLLKEKKNEFFSLSDEINRYTKSFFELVDLILSVLKSAKSEELVLLKENILDSLKLFEESLSIKYIKEIRVNLIKYISKDENLLALLKDKIEPIFDQNVNLKKFLLEKNALKSNLAKEITNIERLIEEKTLQLNDVLGELEYIELSKFKNLDEIKLINGNLEFLFESKNSLDEELKDLHLKLENLNLEKSDIQLNLSNLIGASKFSSEPFKEKDFSSLVFLNDFKKTNYYEYIKKQTEYEFLLNSNVSIKSEIENFNVSNQMSGKFELEEDLATRELLLKEIDAINLGDYVFFNIDKEFDETKDRFEKVSLQVEDLKLSKYSLQKLQKKIKNEIYKKFRESFDEINKNFSYFFKKIFKGTASLFYNENTDNVEIRINFSNKFVKNNNMLSGGESTLVSMAFLFALYYYSPACFCMLDEIDAALDFENSKKLSLLLKELGKKIQLLVITHNAYVSEGGENLIGITLDNGESRVFNI; from the coding sequence TTGGTTTTAAAAAAAATAGTACTCTTGGGGTTTAAATCTTTTTTAAATAGACAAGAGTTTGAAATAGGTGAAAATTTAAGTTTTATTGTGGGTCCTAATGGATGTGGAAAGAGCAATCTTATTGATGCTGTGCGTTTTTGTATGGGAGAAGATAATTTGAAATTTTTAAGGGTTGAGGATATTTCTGATTTAATTTCTGTTTCAAAATTAGGAAAATCAAATTTTGCAGAAATAACTCTTTTTTTTAGCAACATTAACTCTGAAAAATCGACTTTAAAGGAATTTGAAGGAGATTTTTATATTCGCAGGCGTCTTTACAAGGATGGTTCAAGTGAGTATTATTTTAATAATAAAATTTTGAATTTTCAAGATTATAATAGACTTTTGAACAGTTTTAAGTTTAAAAAATCTCCTTATATGTTTATAACTCAAGGTAGGGTTGAAGACATTTCTTTGGGAAGAAATGTGAATCTCAAGTCTTTAATTGAACAGGCAAGCGGAATAGATGTTTTAAAAATTGAAGAAGAAGAGGCGCTGAAAAATTTTAAGCAATCTAATCAAAATTTGTCATCTTTGTTATCTCTGCAAGAAAATTTAAAGCAAAAGTACGATAACATAAGAAATGTTTATCTTTTGAGGAAAAAACATCAAGACTTAAGTCAAAAATTAGAAGCTTTAGAGAAAACAATAACATTAAAAAAGCTTTTTAATATTAATTTTGATCTTAATGTTTTGAAAAACGAATTAAATTTAGACGGTTTGGGTAAATTTTTGCCTTCTGGTTTTAAGGAAAAGTTAGAATTTTATTCATTTAGAGAAAAAAATGTTATTAACAATATTCATGCATTAGAAAAGGATCTTGAGCTTATGAAGTCTAAAATTCTTGGACTAGAGATTAAAATTCAAAAATTAGAGCAAGAAAAGGCGTTAAAGATGAATTTGGAAGATAAGTTTGTCAAGAGCAAATCTGAGTCTGAAGAGAAAAAAAATTCTATAAATAATAATTTATATCAATTAAATAGTTTGCTTAAAGAAAAGAAAAATGAATTTTTTTCTTTAAGCGATGAGATTAATAGGTATACTAAAAGTTTTTTTGAGCTTGTTGATCTAATTTTATCTGTATTAAAGAGCGCTAAATCAGAAGAGCTTGTTTTGTTAAAAGAGAATATATTAGACTCTCTTAAGCTTTTTGAAGAATCATTAAGTATAAAATATATTAAAGAGATTAGAGTAAATTTAATCAAGTATATAAGTAAAGATGAGAATCTTTTGGCTTTATTGAAGGATAAAATTGAGCCTATTTTCGATCAAAATGTTAATTTAAAAAAATTTTTGCTTGAAAAAAATGCTTTAAAATCAAATCTTGCTAAAGAGATAACAAATATTGAGAGATTAATTGAAGAAAAGACTCTTCAATTAAATGATGTATTAGGTGAGCTTGAATACATAGAGCTTTCTAAATTTAAAAATTTGGACGAAATTAAACTTATAAATGGTAATTTAGAATTTTTATTTGAATCTAAGAATAGTCTTGATGAAGAGCTTAAAGATTTACATTTAAAGCTTGAAAATTTAAATTTAGAAAAGAGCGATATTCAGCTTAATTTAAGCAATCTTATTGGTGCTTCAAAATTCAGTAGTGAGCCTTTTAAGGAGAAGGATTTTAGTTCTTTAGTTTTTTTAAATGATTTTAAAAAAACTAATTATTATGAATATATAAAAAAACAGACGGAATACGAATTTCTTTTAAATTCTAATGTAAGCATTAAAAGCGAAATAGAAAATTTTAATGTTTCTAATCAAATGTCTGGTAAATTTGAATTGGAAGAAGATCTTGCAACCAGAGAGTTGTTACTCAAAGAGATCGATGCAATCAATCTGGGTGATTATGTATTTTTCAATATTGATAAAGAATTTGATGAAACTAAGGATCGTTTTGAAAAAGTAAGTTTGCAAGTAGAAGATTTAAAGCTTTCAAAATATTCATTGCAAAAGCTTCAAAAAAAAATAAAAAATGAGATTTATAAAAAATTTAGAGAATCATTTGATGAGATTAATAAAAATTTTTCTTACTTTTTTAAAAAAATTTTTAAAGGAACCGCTAGTCTTTTTTATAATGAAAATACCGATAATGTTGAGATTAGAATAAATTTTTCAAACAAATTTGTCAAAAACAATAATATGCTTTCAGGAGGCGAGAGTACTTTGGTTAGTATGGCTTTTTTATTTGCACTTTATTATTATTCTCCTGCTTGTTTTTGTATGCTTGACGAAATAGATGCGGCTCTTGATTTTGAGAATAGCAAAAAACTTTCTTTACTTTTAAAAGAATTGGGGAAAAAAATTCAACTTTTAGTAATAACCCATAATGCATATGTTTCTGAGGGTGGTGAAAATTTGATAGGCATTACACTTGATAATGGTGAAAGCAGGGTGTTTAATATATAA
- a CDS encoding ribonuclease HII yields the protein MICGIDEVGRGCIFGPVLSAAVVFKKKPSFIRELDDSKKLKKEKREYLSPLILENSYYAFAEISNIIIEKINIHNASLLAMQTAYENLKLNCSLVLVDGKFIPKITAKNVKAIIKGDSIIDEIKAASIIAKVKRDKLMDEYDKLYPLYLLKKNKGYPTKEHKNAIKKYGVLSLHRKNFKLI from the coding sequence ATGATTTGCGGAATAGATGAAGTTGGAAGGGGCTGCATTTTCGGGCCTGTTCTAAGCGCTGCTGTAGTTTTCAAAAAAAAACCTAGCTTTATAAGAGAATTAGATGATTCTAAAAAACTAAAAAAAGAAAAAAGAGAGTACCTATCTCCACTAATACTTGAAAACTCATATTATGCATTCGCTGAAATTTCAAATATAATAATAGAAAAAATAAATATTCACAACGCATCCCTTCTTGCAATGCAAACTGCATACGAAAACCTAAAATTAAATTGCAGCTTAGTACTTGTAGATGGCAAATTTATTCCAAAAATAACAGCAAAAAATGTTAAAGCAATAATTAAAGGAGATTCAATAATAGACGAAATAAAAGCCGCTTCAATTATTGCTAAAGTTAAAAGAGATAAACTAATGGATGAATACGATAAATTATATCCATTATATTTACTCAAAAAAAATAAAGGATACCCCACAAAAGAACATAAAAACGCAATAAAAAAATATGGGGTTTTAAGCCTTCATAGAAAAAATTTTAAACTAATTTAA
- the bpuR gene encoding transcriptional regulator BpuR, translating to MGERGEVYSEKLFTESERTYFFNVKENRKGDYFLNIVESKRSSSGDFERHSIFVYEENISEFESNLLKAIAVIKQKVSTVSGGSSARYNKGYGEYGERSKLDDSRFDKKSHLSGGRFKKKDY from the coding sequence ATGGGAGAGAGAGGGGAAGTATACTCTGAGAAACTATTTACAGAATCTGAGAGAACTTATTTTTTTAATGTTAAGGAAAATAGAAAAGGAGATTATTTTTTAAATATTGTAGAGAGTAAAAGAAGTTCAAGTGGAGATTTTGAAAGACATTCTATTTTTGTATATGAAGAGAATATAAGTGAGTTTGAATCCAATTTGCTTAAGGCAATAGCAGTTATTAAGCAGAAAGTATCTACGGTATCTGGTGGTTCTTCTGCTAGGTATAATAAAGGGTATGGTGAATATGGAGAGAGATCTAAATTAGACGATTCTAGATTTGATAAGAAATCTCATTTATCAGGCGGTCGATTTAAAAAGAAGGATTATTAA
- a CDS encoding queuosine precursor transporter yields MFNEILWFGMLFTAYTFLIIVSLFFKKNGLFVWVAVAIIIANIQVLKQITIFGINATLGNIIYASSYMATDILSEFYGKKTSKEAVYIGFISFIVFAVLTNAQIHFMSNRTQENFKSLENIFSSIPALLLASLVAYLVSQLNDVYLYQFIKKKFPKFLFFRINGSTLISGLIDTTIFVSIATYFKIFPKQAFLDIVISTYIIKGLAGFLGTPFIYLAKYIKLQK; encoded by the coding sequence ATGTTTAATGAAATATTATGGTTTGGCATGCTATTTACTGCTTATACATTTTTGATTATTGTATCCCTTTTTTTTAAAAAAAACGGATTATTTGTGTGGGTTGCAGTAGCAATTATTATAGCAAACATTCAAGTTTTAAAACAAATTACAATATTTGGAATCAATGCTACATTGGGCAACATTATTTATGCATCGTCATATATGGCAACAGACATTCTCTCAGAATTTTATGGGAAAAAAACTTCAAAAGAAGCCGTTTATATTGGATTTATCAGCTTTATTGTCTTTGCAGTATTAACAAATGCACAAATTCATTTTATGTCAAATAGAACTCAAGAAAATTTTAAAAGCTTAGAAAACATTTTCTCTTCAATACCAGCTTTACTATTAGCCTCTCTTGTTGCATACCTAGTTTCCCAATTAAACGATGTATATCTATATCAGTTTATTAAAAAAAAATTTCCCAAGTTTTTATTTTTCAGAATAAATGGATCAACATTAATAAGTGGCTTAATAGATACAACAATTTTTGTAAGCATAGCAACCTATTTTAAAATATTTCCAAAGCAAGCTTTCCTAGATATAGTAATTTCCACATACATAATTAAAGGTTTAGCAGGATTTTTGGGAACACCTTTTATATATCTGGCAAAATATATAAAACTTCAAAAATAA
- a CDS encoding queuosine precursor transporter: MFDLSLWIGMFLFTYITLGILYRFFGKSGLFCFNAIISTMSNIIILRNLKTFGMSLNLSGITFLSASFSLNLMVEKYNKKEATNSVILSLLLNITFTIMLNFMILFNHNKLDTSDIHFKILFNNFTYILTILIGTYVFFLSQYINILLYNYFKQTKIKSLWIIHPLSRLISGYLANLLVSISINTILKFYPETKNIELTKGSLIITLIIITIDTIFYLFLNSWKKIREV; this comes from the coding sequence ATGTTTGATTTAAGCTTGTGGATAGGAATGTTTCTCTTTACATATATAACATTGGGGATTCTTTACCGATTTTTCGGGAAATCTGGACTTTTTTGTTTCAATGCAATTATTTCAACAATGTCAAATATTATAATATTAAGAAATTTAAAAACATTTGGAATGTCCTTAAATTTATCAGGCATTACTTTTTTATCAGCATCATTCTCTTTAAACTTAATGGTAGAAAAATATAACAAAAAAGAAGCAACAAATTCTGTGATATTGAGCCTTTTGTTAAACATAACTTTTACAATTATGCTTAATTTTATGATATTATTCAATCATAATAAATTAGACACCTCAGATATTCATTTTAAAATATTATTTAATAACTTTACATACATTTTAACAATATTAATTGGAACTTATGTGTTTTTTCTATCCCAATATATAAACATCTTACTATATAATTATTTTAAGCAAACAAAAATAAAATCTTTATGGATCATTCATCCTTTATCAAGACTAATTTCTGGATATCTAGCTAATTTACTAGTTTCAATATCTATAAATACAATACTTAAATTCTACCCTGAAACAAAAAATATCGAACTTACAAAAGGCTCTCTAATTATTACATTAATAATAATCACAATCGATACCATTTTTTACCTATTTCTAAATTCTTGGAAAAAGATAAGAGAAGTTTAA
- a CDS encoding TrmH family RNA methyltransferase, translating to MYDDVLKRICVLSKFITDEKKARIEKVLSLRTNYLTFVLEDIFQPQNASATIRTGEILGLSDIHVIDKKNKYTLNPDVTLGSSQWINLNKYKNSKFAIDRLKSDGYSIVATSLNEQAINLENFTINNKMAVFFGTELTGLSEEVLEAADLYVKIPMYGFTQSYNISVAVAIVMYSLLIRLRKSGIDYLLNEAEKSNLRLKYYRRVVKNYQFIENLINS from the coding sequence ATGTATGATGATGTATTAAAAAGAATATGTGTTTTGTCTAAGTTTATTACAGATGAAAAAAAAGCTAGGATTGAGAAAGTATTAAGTCTTCGCACCAATTATTTAACATTTGTTCTTGAAGACATTTTTCAGCCTCAAAATGCAAGTGCTACTATTAGAACAGGTGAAATTTTAGGACTTAGTGATATTCATGTTATTGATAAAAAGAATAAGTATACTTTAAATCCAGATGTTACTTTAGGATCTTCACAATGGATAAATTTAAATAAGTATAAAAATTCTAAGTTTGCAATTGATAGGTTGAAGTCTGATGGATATAGCATAGTGGCCACATCTTTGAATGAGCAAGCAATAAATCTTGAAAATTTTACAATTAACAATAAAATGGCGGTATTTTTTGGGACAGAATTAACAGGGCTTAGTGAAGAAGTCTTGGAAGCTGCTGATTTATATGTAAAAATACCTATGTATGGATTTACCCAAAGTTATAATATTTCTGTAGCTGTTGCGATAGTCATGTATTCTTTATTGATTCGCTTAAGAAAAAGCGGTATTGATTACTTGTTAAATGAAGCTGAGAAATCAAATTTGAGATTAAAATATTATAGACGAGTTGTTAAAAATTATCAATTTATTGAAAATCTTATTAATTCTTAA
- the ung gene encoding uracil-DNA glycosylase → MKVKIEESWKEVLNNEFNKEYFKKLVRFIKHEYKTKNGKIFPPPKLIFNAFDSLPFKDIKVVIIGQDPYHGKNQANGLAFSVDSEIKIPPSLQNIFKEIEKSLKIKTIPNGDLKRWAIQGVFLINTILTVEEGKPSSHKAIGWEIFTDEVIKIISKNLENIVFMLWGNLARSKKGLIDPTKHLILETSHPSPYSANNGFLGSNHFSSALDYLKKHNKNTINFK, encoded by the coding sequence ATGAAAGTAAAAATTGAAGAATCTTGGAAAGAAGTTTTAAATAATGAATTTAACAAAGAGTACTTTAAAAAGCTTGTGAGGTTTATAAAACATGAATATAAAACAAAAAATGGAAAAATATTTCCTCCTCCAAAACTTATATTCAATGCTTTTGACTCTTTACCATTTAAAGACATAAAAGTGGTAATAATTGGACAAGATCCATATCATGGGAAAAACCAAGCAAATGGACTTGCTTTTTCTGTAGATTCAGAAATCAAAATTCCACCGTCTTTGCAAAACATATTTAAAGAAATAGAAAAAAGTTTAAAAATAAAAACCATCCCAAACGGAGATTTAAAAAGATGGGCAATTCAAGGTGTATTTCTAATAAATACAATCTTAACGGTCGAAGAGGGCAAGCCTTCTTCTCACAAAGCTATTGGTTGGGAAATTTTTACAGACGAAGTAATAAAAATAATCTCTAAAAATTTGGAAAATATTGTGTTTATGCTTTGGGGTAATTTAGCAAGAAGTAAAAAAGGACTCATTGACCCAACAAAGCATCTAATTCTTGAAACAAGCCATCCATCTCCATATTCAGCAAACAATGGATTTTTGGGATCAAACCATTTTAGCAGTGCTTTAGATTATTTAAAAAAACACAATAAAAATACAATAAACTTTAAATAA
- the secG gene encoding preprotein translocase subunit SecG, translating into MDLVRFFIFIIFVIVSIFIILLVLIQDEQGDGIGGVFGGGSSSIFGAKSSSVAVKITGFFIALFFIFVVLLSFLNTRRADNSFLNDIKTENKNSSTFWDDDNDESDTNINEMKEKKLKEK; encoded by the coding sequence TTGGATTTAGTTAGATTTTTTATTTTTATAATTTTTGTTATTGTTTCAATTTTTATTATCCTTTTAGTTTTAATTCAAGATGAACAGGGCGATGGAATAGGCGGTGTTTTTGGAGGTGGTAGTTCCTCTATTTTTGGGGCAAAGTCTTCAAGTGTTGCTGTAAAAATTACTGGATTTTTTATAGCACTCTTTTTTATCTTTGTAGTTTTGTTATCTTTTCTAAATACTAGAAGAGCAGATAATAGCTTTCTAAATGACATAAAGACTGAAAATAAGAATAGTTCAACTTTCTGGGATGATGATAATGATGAATCAGATACCAATATTAATGAAATGAAAGAAAAAAAATTGAAAGAAAAATAA
- the tpiA gene encoding triose-phosphate isomerase, translating into MRKTFLAGNWKMHYTSVEASIVATKIAAGVKTLKDDVIIMITPPFTALSRVSECIKGSNILLGAQNMSYMENGARTSEISPSMLLEFGVEYVILGHSECRLYLAETDEIINKKILAGLKHPFKYLILCVGETLDERDSGKTLDVVLNQVKKGLNCVSESDIKRIILAYEPVWAIGTGKTATKEEAEEVHKAIRLEIMKLYSKLASDNIIIQYGGSVNSSNVKELMNESNIDGALIGGASLKAESFLSIINNVL; encoded by the coding sequence ATGAGAAAAACATTTTTAGCGGGAAATTGGAAAATGCATTATACAAGTGTAGAAGCTTCTATTGTTGCAACAAAAATTGCAGCTGGGGTTAAAACTTTAAAAGATGACGTTATAATAATGATAACTCCTCCATTTACGGCTTTGTCCAGGGTTTCAGAATGTATTAAGGGGAGTAATATTCTTCTTGGTGCTCAAAATATGTCTTATATGGAAAATGGAGCAAGGACAAGTGAAATTTCACCCTCAATGCTTTTAGAATTTGGAGTAGAATATGTTATACTTGGTCATTCTGAATGTAGATTGTATTTGGCAGAAACAGATGAAATAATAAATAAAAAGATTCTTGCAGGGCTTAAGCATCCTTTTAAGTACTTAATTCTCTGTGTTGGAGAAACTCTTGATGAAAGAGATTCTGGAAAAACTTTAGATGTTGTTTTAAATCAGGTTAAAAAGGGGTTAAATTGTGTTTCCGAATCAGATATTAAAAGGATAATTTTAGCTTATGAACCTGTTTGGGCGATTGGAACGGGTAAAACCGCAACTAAAGAGGAAGCAGAAGAGGTTCATAAGGCAATTAGGCTTGAGATTATGAAGCTTTATTCAAAGTTAGCTTCAGACAATATTATAATTCAGTATGGAGGCTCTGTTAATTCAAGCAATGTAAAAGAGCTTATGAATGAGTCTAATATTGATGGTGCATTAATAGGTGGAGCATCTTTAAAGGCCGAATCTTTTTTATCTATAATTAACAATGTTCTTTAG
- a CDS encoding phosphoglycerate kinase: protein MSIKTVKDFGSFAGKRALVRCDFNVPLKEGSISDDTRIKAALPTIEYLKERGARIVLISHLGRPEGKKNLKYSLKPVANRLSELLGQDVKMLSDCIGNEIVNSTLQMKDGDVVLLENVRFYAEEEKNEKNFAKKLSENGDVFVNDAFGAAHRAHASTVGIAYYLPSVGGFLMEKEDKFLGGVLKNPERPFVSIIGGSKVSSKIAVLESLLSKSNVVVIGGGMAYTFLHSEGYSIGKSLLESEYINIASSFLKKAKELGVKIILPLDHIVAGDFNKNSTPEYIDSFNIPENKIGMDIGANTLKEIEKVIKTAKTIIWNGPLGVFEFDLFSKGTAKVAEMVASCSGLTVVGGGDSVAAVNKFNLSDKITHVSTGGGASLEYLEGKILPGIKVLEN from the coding sequence ATGTCAATAAAAACAGTAAAAGACTTTGGTAGCTTTGCAGGCAAGCGAGCTTTAGTAAGATGTGATTTTAATGTTCCCCTAAAAGAGGGGAGCATTAGCGATGATACTAGAATTAAGGCTGCATTGCCTACAATAGAGTATCTAAAAGAAAGAGGAGCTAGGATTGTACTTATAAGTCATTTGGGTAGACCAGAGGGAAAGAAAAATCTTAAATATTCTCTTAAACCTGTTGCCAATAGATTGTCAGAGCTTTTAGGCCAAGATGTCAAGATGCTTTCTGATTGCATTGGAAATGAAATTGTAAATAGCACCTTGCAAATGAAGGATGGCGATGTTGTATTGCTTGAAAATGTAAGGTTTTATGCAGAAGAAGAGAAAAATGAGAAAAATTTTGCAAAAAAACTTTCTGAGAATGGAGATGTTTTTGTAAATGATGCTTTTGGCGCAGCTCATAGAGCTCATGCTTCAACTGTAGGGATTGCTTATTATTTGCCATCTGTTGGTGGATTTTTAATGGAAAAAGAAGATAAATTTCTTGGTGGAGTATTGAAAAATCCTGAAAGGCCATTTGTTTCAATTATTGGTGGTTCTAAAGTTTCTTCAAAGATTGCGGTACTGGAATCACTTTTATCAAAGTCAAATGTAGTTGTGATTGGTGGTGGAATGGCTTATACTTTTTTGCATTCCGAGGGATATTCTATAGGCAAATCTCTTTTAGAGAGCGAATATATTAATATAGCTTCTTCTTTTTTAAAGAAAGCAAAAGAGTTGGGCGTTAAAATAATTTTACCACTTGATCATATTGTAGCTGGTGATTTTAATAAAAATTCAACTCCTGAATATATAGATTCCTTTAATATTCCTGAAAACAAGATTGGTATGGATATTGGAGCCAATACTTTAAAAGAAATTGAAAAGGTTATAAAAACTGCCAAGACTATAATTTGGAATGGTCCTCTTGGTGTATTTGAATTTGATTTATTTTCAAAAGGAACTGCTAAGGTTGCTGAAATGGTAGCATCTTGCTCAGGCTTAACTGTTGTTGGTGGCGGAGATTCTGTTGCAGCTGTTAATAAATTTAATTTATCTGATAAGATCACTCATGTTTCAACGGGTGGAGGTGCTTCGCTTGAATATCTTGAAGGGAAGATTTTGCCGGGTATTAAGGTTTTGGAGAATTAA
- the gap gene encoding type I glyceraldehyde-3-phosphate dehydrogenase: MKLAINGFGRIGRNVFKIAFERGIDIVAINDLTDPKTLAHLLKYDSTFGVYNKKVEPRDSAIIVDGREIKIIAERDPKNLPWAKLGIDVVIEATGVFSSATSDRGGYLDHVNHAGAKKVILTVPAKDEIKTIVLGVNDRDINSDLKAVSNASCTTNCLAPLAKVLHESFGIEQGLMTTVHAYTNDQRILDLPHSDLRRARAAALSIIPTSTGAAKAVGLVLPELKGKLNGTSMRVPVPTGSIVDLTVQLKKKDVTKEEINSVLRKASETPELKGILGYTEDPIVSSDIKGNSHSSIVDGLETMVLENGFAKVLSWYDNEFGYSTRVVDLAQKLVK; this comes from the coding sequence ATGAAATTGGCTATTAACGGCTTTGGGCGTATTGGTAGAAATGTTTTTAAGATTGCTTTTGAAAGAGGAATTGATATTGTGGCAATAAATGATTTGACAGATCCTAAAACTCTTGCGCATCTTTTAAAGTACGATTCGACTTTTGGGGTATATAATAAAAAAGTTGAGCCAAGAGATAGCGCTATTATTGTGGATGGGAGAGAAATAAAAATTATTGCTGAGAGAGACCCAAAAAATCTTCCTTGGGCAAAGCTTGGAATTGATGTTGTAATTGAGGCAACAGGTGTTTTTTCATCAGCAACTAGCGATAGAGGAGGGTATCTTGATCATGTGAATCATGCTGGTGCCAAGAAAGTTATTTTGACAGTTCCTGCTAAGGACGAAATTAAAACAATAGTTCTTGGTGTAAATGATCGCGATATTAACTCTGATTTAAAGGCTGTGTCAAATGCTTCATGTACAACCAATTGCTTGGCTCCTCTTGCAAAAGTGCTTCATGAATCATTTGGAATTGAGCAAGGACTTATGACAACTGTTCATGCTTATACTAACGATCAAAGAATTTTGGATCTTCCTCATTCTGATCTTAGACGAGCAAGAGCTGCTGCACTTTCTATTATTCCAACTTCAACCGGTGCTGCAAAAGCAGTTGGACTTGTTTTGCCTGAACTTAAGGGAAAGTTAAATGGGACTTCAATGAGAGTGCCCGTGCCAACAGGTTCAATTGTTGATCTTACAGTTCAACTCAAGAAAAAAGATGTTACAAAAGAAGAGATTAATTCTGTCCTCAGGAAGGCATCAGAAACACCTGAGCTTAAAGGTATCTTGGGGTATACGGAAGATCCAATTGTGTCTTCAGATATAAAGGGGAATTCTCATTCTTCTATTGTTGATGGTCTTGAGACAATGGTTCTTGAAAATGGATTTGCAAAGGTGTTGTCATGGTATGATAATGAGTTTGGATATTCTACAAGAGTGGTTGATCTTGCTCAAAAATTGGTAAAATAA